TCATATAAAGCCTGTTGCCGACCCGCCGGGATCGTCGCCCCCAGCGGATTTTGAAACTTGCTCATCAACCAGCAAGCTTTCACGTCATTTTCGACAATGGCTTGCTCAAGACCTTCCGGCGACATGCCTTCACGCGGATGTGTCGGGATTTCCACCGCTTTCAGTTTGAATCGTTCAATGGCTTGCAGGGCACCGTAAAACGCCGGCGACTCAATCGCCACACAGTCTCCCGGCTGAGTCACCGCCGCCAGACACAGCCCCAACGACTCCATCGCCCCCGAGGTAATGACGATATCATCCAGTGAAACATCGATCCCGTCTCTTAAGTAGCGCTGGGCAATCGATCGCCGAAGCTCCAGACTTCCCGGTGGCAGGTCGGAGATGGCGCTATGGGCCGGCATGCTTTTAATCGCCTGCCCCAGTAAGCGTCCGATGGTATGAATCGGGAAGAGCGACGGATCCGGAAAAGCCGAACCGAATGGCACCACATCCGGCCGCTTACAGGCCCGCAGCACTTCAAAGACATGCCGGTTGATTCGAATCGAGCGATTCACAACCTGAGGGATCACCTGCTCCGGCTCAGCCAGGCGGTTAAAATGCGCCGCGACAAAATATCCCGCTTTGGCCTTGGCATAGATCCACCCTTCGGCTTCCAAATGCTCATAAGCCTTCAACACGGTCATGACACTGACAGACTGCGCCTTACTCATCACTCGGACCGAGGGAATACGCTCGCCCGGCAGCCAAATCTTTTCTTTGATTTGCCGCTTCACCTGATCGACGATGCCGCCATAACGGCTATTGGGTACATGCGATGACAAGGAGCCCACTCTCTTATTGATTTTCAGATAGTTAGAATATTAACGGCTGAATCAAAACGGTCAGAGTAAGAAGGCCGGGTTTCTCTGCTAAGTGTGATAGAGGACAGAAAAAGAGGGCAGATCCATCCGCCAATCAGCCCAAGGCTGCGATGTTCCGTTCATGAAATTCCCTGTTTGCTCTGACATCACCCAGGCGACATCAGCGTCGAACCGTCCCTTATCCAGCGAAAAGCGGCCACCACGGCAATTTTCTGCGGTTCACCAACATCAAACCCCGACATCGAGATGAAATACTAAAAAACAACCCAGAAGCAGGGATACCCACTAGATGTAAAATCAGCACGCGATGAACTCCTGATTATATGAGTTTCATAGCATTCTGTGAGGTTGAGCACTCTGCGCCAGGTTTCATTATTCAGTACCCGACGAATTAACTGGTGATACTTTCTCAATAGCGATTTCTTGCTTTAAGCATGTCGATTAGTATTCCTGCTCTAATCATAACTAAAACAATACGATTCTCATGCGGCCATATGGAGTGCCGCAATGCATACACTCACAGGGAATAGAGCAAGTCATGAAGTACAACTTGGCAATCTATGCCATGGTGCCTGCTTTGCTATCGACAGGAATTTATGCGCAAGAGCCAGTTCAACCGTTGCCGCCCACGACAAAACAGTGGGGTGCAACCTTTGGAATGGACTACAGCAGAAATGCCTATGACAGTAACAGTTATCTGGCAGACCGTAATCTCACGGCATCCGCGACCATCACTTATAACCTGAGTCAATCCACCAAATTCTCTGCTCTCATCTCCGGCCGACACAGCTATGACGGTGAACGGGGAGATTATTGGGATGATATCTGGCTGACCGCGACCCGGAGCAACCTCTGGTCACCGACAGACACCTTGTCGATGTCTGTCGGCGGACGTGTACTGCTCCCGATCTCAGACACCGCTTCGAAAACCGATCTGCAAACCGCGCTTCGCGGCGATATTCAATTTTCCCTGACCCTGGATCATCTGCTGCCGGGGTTGGCGTTTCACGACTCCGTTCGGTTGCAGAAAAACTTCCATCGATACACCACCGCTGGCGATCTCCCGCTCGAGGAATACCGGCTCAGTAACCTGTTTGCGCTCGAGTATACCGTCGATAAATGGTTCTTCAGCACCAATTTTGTCAGTGCTGAATCCTGGAGCTATCGCGGCACCCGCCACTCGCCCGAGCTGACCCATGCAGCCGAGGTCGGGTATCAAATCACTGACGCCTTTAGTGCCGCGCTCGGTATGACCAACAGTGCGACCTACTACGACCCGGATCGAGGGCCGAACCCGCTCAACGATTTGTTTGATCTGGAAAAGCCGACTTACTACATCACGCTGAATTACACCCTGTAATCAAAGAATAAAAAAGGTAAACACAACATGTATAAGAAATTAGCGATTGCAGCCATGGTGAGCATTGCGCTCTATGGCTGTGGTGCCGAAGAGCGGGGTTATGACACATTGCCTCGGGCTTCAGAGCAAATCACCAAAAATTCACTGGATACCGAATCACTATGGCTGTATATGCCATCCACCGGTGCGACCCCGCGCTATGCCGCAACCCAGCGTGGTTTCTTCCAGGGCACCCCGAAACTGGTCAAGCTCCGTTTTGACAAACAAAACGGGATTGTCGCCGAAGAAGTCGACCGCGATACCATCAAGTCCGGCGAGGAAAGCCGCTACGCTGACGTGATCAACCAGGCTCCGGTCTTGAAAATTCCCGGCACCT
Above is a window of Photobacterium sp. TY1-4 DNA encoding:
- a CDS encoding PLP-dependent aminotransferase family protein — translated: MSSHVPNSRYGGIVDQVKRQIKEKIWLPGERIPSVRVMSKAQSVSVMTVLKAYEHLEAEGWIYAKAKAGYFVAAHFNRLAEPEQVIPQVVNRSIRINRHVFEVLRACKRPDVVPFGSAFPDPSLFPIHTIGRLLGQAIKSMPAHSAISDLPPGSLELRRSIAQRYLRDGIDVSLDDIVITSGAMESLGLCLAAVTQPGDCVAIESPAFYGALQAIERFKLKAVEIPTHPREGMSPEGLEQAIVENDVKACWLMSKFQNPLGATIPAGRQQALYEVLARNDIPVIEDDVYAELYFGTEKPMPMKALDDRGLVLHCSSFSKCLAPGLRVGWVAAGRYARQVEELQFMSTLSVGAPNQLALAQYLQHGGYDNHLRRLRRTLEQRQQQMLGAIEQSFPTGTQITRPTGGYFLWVVLPKQINTSEILADLLDRYQISIAPGTLFSADQRYQHCMRINCAYPWDEKNQAALYQLAAYLTELCEKD